From the Nymphaea colorata mitochondrion, complete genome genome, the window TCTTCGGCTTTCGATATACAAGTGGGACCTGCACTATGAGCAAGCTGTGCAAAAAACCGCTTCTTTTTGGAGGTTCCGCAACTTGGTCGAAATGGGGTTCTACCGGGAAACCATGGATTTTTGAGTTTTCGCCATTGGTTACTGGTCGAGCCACTGGAATGGAATGAGATAAGAATCTCTGGAGATCTTTCCTCTCCGCTTACTCGTAAAAGGCTTTCCCTCTGTAGAAGACTGATTCCGAATGGCATAATTGTCCGCTCTTTCAGATCCTCGATCTCCAAAGAAGACTGACTCCTCCTACTCCTCCGTATCCTTGAGGATAGGATCGTCGTTGGTTTTTAAATCCGCTCCAACGTCATGAGCAAAGCCCACAAAGCACTCGCAAAGTCACGAGCAATCTTTGCGAGTGCTTTGTGGGCTTTGCCCGTGACTTTGCGAGTGCTTTGTGCAATCACGTTCTGATATTAGCTTAGCAAAGCCCAAAACTCGCAACTTTGAATGCACCGAAGCCCTCGCAAAGCGAAGCGTCAGGGCTTTTTCCCTGAAGCAATTTCGACGTTGCGAGTGCTTTGATCACACACCGAAGATATGATTCACTGACTTACCGAAGGGAAGGAGGGATTGACTGACTGACCGATAGGGAAGGCAGGCATGACTGACTGACCCACTACCACTAGCTTGCTTACTGACTCGGGAGCAGGAGCTCCCTCCACCTAGGAAGGCAACAACGGATGATCGGGAGCCTTTAGGCTACTAAAGGTCAATGTCACCGAAGGGACACTCTGACCGGCATAGCATGACTATAGCGAGCCCTGCCCATTTCCTACCTTCCGTCCCAAAGTCATCTCAACACGTTTTTTTGCATCAATGAAATTTGCATTCCATTCTTCCACTCGTCGCTCTCCGGTCTACTATTATCCCGGAGGGACAAAGGAAACAAGCCCTTGTTGATCCGTTGTCGGATCCTCGTAGTAGAAGTGGTTTTCCGCTATTTCATGCGCGGCAGCAAGCCTCGTCAGTCATCAGACCTATAGGAACACCCCGTACCACGGTTGGAACAATACGCAGGCAAGAAGCGCTGTATGCATTTACGAATGGCCTCCCGGAGCTCATCTGGCTCCTTATCCTTTTCCCCTTCTTTTTCTGGGGGCCGCTTCTCCCCGTGGAGCTCGTGAGGCGCGAATTCCTTGCCCCTCCATGAGTACGGTCCTAACAAACAAAAATGAACTAGAACTAATGGAACCAGAAGCAGGACCAAACTGATAGTCAGCAGCATGGACAAAGATGGATTTGTGAATGAGAAAGAAAAGTTTCCAATATGAATATCCAGAAATGGGGGAATGGCAAATTGCTCCAGTGGGCTGTTCGGCGTAATCGTAATCAACACTTTTTGCATCCCTGTATTTCCTCCAAATGACAAAGGAAAGAGCCGGTTGGCTTGGTCCGACCAAGAAAGGCATGGGAGTTCCGTTATTTGACTCCGAAGTCATAGAGAGTAAGTAGGTGAAAAGGGGCCCACCTCACCTCTCCCCTTTCCATGGCCAAATGTTTCCGTTAATGCCTTTAATGAAAAGAGCAGAGATCTTTTCACGCATGTCAGGCACTGTTGGTATTGGATGTATCATTAGGTTGTGCCGAGTCAAATCTGCTCCGCCTTTTTTCCGTTGCAGAAAAGAGATCCCTTACCCCCGCTTTCCTAAATGATGAATACGAAGTCCGGAAGGCTGCAGGTACTATGGATCCTCTGACTCCCAGGGTTGCCTTCCCGGGTCTCGCCGGTGTTGCCTGTAGGTCGTGATGTGCCTCGAGATGGCCGTCTCTTCTTGTCCCCCTGCCGGTGGGGAATCCGCTCCCGGGTCGTCGCTCTGCTGCGTCTGGCCCGTCCTCTAGGCACCTTTGGAAGGCAGGGAGTGTGACAACGTACACGCTTCCCCGGCCCTTCTCATCAGTTGCAGGGTTTGGTGGCCCGAAATTGACTTGGTTGGCTTCGCCAAAAGGCCTCATCTCTAGAAGCCCGGCTCGCGAGGCGTCCCTCTCGCTGTAGGGAATCTCCCCCTCGCCTCGCTCTTGTGACATGCTATGTTTCCCCTCTCCATTCCCAAGTCAGGGTGAGTCCCATGCGTTAGTTTGTGGATCGCGGTCTCACGCACTAATCCCTACAGGTGCCCCGTAGTAGGCCGGCCGCCCTACCTAAACCAATCATCATATCGGTCCCTAGGCCCCATTGCTGGAAAGGCTCGGCTTCAAAACCGTACGTGGAGCTTCCGCCTCATACGGCTCCTCCCAGGATGGCGGTAGGCCCCGCCGGAAAATCTTTCGTAAGTGCGCGCTAGCGCACCACTACTAATGACGCTTTCGAGCAAGGAGCAGGCCGGAACTGGCTTGTGCGGTTAAGGTTGTTGTACACGACCTCTCATTTCTCAATGAGAAGTACTTTACCGCAGCTACTATGATCATAGCAGTCCCCACTGGAATCAAAAAAGCTACCGGCAATCAATCAGGCCCCCTCCATTTGAGTGGCCCTGGCCGTTGCTCATCCAAGAGCTCCTCTAACCTCAGAGTCCGTCGTCCACTCCGTTCCTGCATACCATACTCGGCTTCCACCATAGAAGCATCAGGTCAAAGGGATCACATAACCACTGGCATCGGCGCGACCCCCAGGATGTGATGAGCGCTGAGCCCGAGCGAGGAAAAGCACTCGCAACTTCAAATTGCTGAAGCTGATGAAGTGATTCAGGTCAGAGCAAAGCCCTCTTGTTCAGAGTGCTGATTCAGATTCTTGTTCTTCATGTGATAGTCAGCACTAATGGCATACAATTGCAATTCTTGAAGGCATACAATTTGTTGTATGGAAAATGGCATACAATTGCCATTGGGAGCACTAATGGCATTGTTTTGGTATGGTGAGTACTCATGTTGGTATAGTGAGTACTAATGGCATTTGTTTGTACAGTGAGTACTCATGGCATTTGTTTGTACAGTGAGTACTAATGGCATACAATTGCAATGAGTCTTCATCTTTCAAGAAGAATCAGTCCTGACCTTTCAAGACAGTCTTAACCTTTCCATTTTTGGTCAGGTGAGTACTAATGGCATACAATTGCAATTGGTCCTGTCCTTCCATCAAAAGTCCTGACCTTTCAAGACAGTCTTGACCTTTTTGGTCAGGTTAGTCCTGACTGTGAAAGACAGTCTTGACCTTTTTGATAAGGTCAGTCCTGACTGTGAAATACAGTCTTGACCAGAAGAATCAGTCCTGATCA encodes:
- the rpl10 gene encoding ribosomal protein L10; this encodes MPFGISLLQRESLLRVSGEERSPEILILFHSSGLTSNQWRKLKNLWFPGRTSFRPSCGTSKKKRFFAQLAHSAGPTCILKAEEASYRLEFLPSWDSMDQDLLLLYGKYRSTLVDHMDVEKASFLEELETSFWNFYLPGSYLCFVCSRKGRPPHS